CGCCGTGGCCCGTGCCGCTCGACCAGCCGGTGGATCACGTCGCCGAAGCCCGCGACCTCCGCGACCACGACGGTGGTCTCCTGCTCGTCGGTGTACGTCGTGGGCTCGGCGACCGACTCGGCGCCGCGGCCCAGCAGTTCGGTGTAGGCGACGGCGGCGTTGTCGACCTCCAGGCCGACCACCGCGACGCCGTCCCCGTGCCGCTGCACGTACTCGGCCGCCGGGTGGTCCGACGACAGCCCGGACGTGAGCACGATCTGCACCGCGCTCTCCCGCAGCAGCAGCGACCGCTGATCGGCCAGCCCGGTCTCCGGCCCTCCGTGGCCGTGCACCTGCAGACCGAAGGCGTGCGTCAGGTAGAACGCCGCCTGCTTCGCGTCACCGACGTACAGCTCCACATGGTCGATCCCGTAGATCTCCATCCCATCCCCTCACTGGTTCTTCTCGGTACGCGGCGTGCTCGACGGTCCGAGCAGCAGGCTCACGTTCTGGCCGCCGAACCCGAACGAGTTCGACAGCGCGTACTGGGGCCGCGCCTCGCGCGGTTCCTTCCGGACGTGGTCCAGCGGGCAGGCCGGGTCCGGGTCGTCGAGGTTGTACGTCGGGGGCAGCAGCCCCCGCTGCACGGCGAGCGCGCTCGCGGCGGCTTCGACGACACCGGAGGTGCCGAGCATGTGGCCGGTCAGCGCCTTCGTCGAGCTGACCGCCGGCTGGACGCCTGGGAAGGCCAGCCCGATCGCTGTCGACTCGGCGACGTCGCCCAGCTTGGTGCTCGTCCCGTGGGCGTTCACGTAGCCAACCTGCTCGGGCTGGACGTTGCCGTTGGCAAACGCCTGGCGCATGCAGGCGGCCGCTCCGGCGCCGTCCGGCCGCGGAGCCGTCGGGTGGTGGGCGTCGGCGTTGACGCCGTACCCGGCGAGATCCGCGTATCCCCGTGCACCGCGGGCTCTCGCGTGCTCGGCGCTCTCCAGCACCAGCAGGCCGGCGCCTTCGGACAGCACGAAGCCGTTCCTGCGCAGGTCGAACGGGCGACTGGCCTGGGTCGGGTCGTCCCACCCGCGGGCCAGCGCTCGCGCGTTGCCGAAGGTCTCGGCGAAGGTCGGGAACAGCGGTGCCTCGCTCGCCCCTGCCAGTACGACGTCCGCCTCGCCGGCGCGGATCAGTCGTACGGCGTCGGCGATCGCCTGCGCGCCGGAGGCGCACGCCGTACCGACCGAGCTGGTGTAGCCGCGGAAACCGAAGCGGATGGCCACGCGGGCGGCGGGCATGTTGGGCAGGATTCCGGTCAGGAGGTAAGGACTGACAGCAGCCCGCCCCCGCTCGGCGCGCGCCAGGACCTGGTTCTCGAGGGTGGCCATGCCACCCACGCCCCCGATGATCACGCCGATCCGCTCGGGATCGACGTTCTCTCCGACCACCAGTCCTGCGTCTTCGAGCGCGTCCTCGGCAGCGAGCTGCGCGAGGATCACCGTCCGGTCCATCACCTTGCCGTCGGGGCCTTTGGTGATGGCGCCGGCATCTACTGGTCCCAGGAACCCGCCCAGTTCGACAGAGTTCTCGACCGGATGTCCCTCCGGAGGCCGGCTGATCCCCGACCGCCCGTGCAGCAGGGCATCGAAGACCTCCTCGACCCCACGCCCAACCGGCGTGAGCAGGCCCATCCCGGTGATCGTCACGGCCCTGCCGGCCAGCTCCCCGCCAACCTCGCCGGACGACTCACGGCCGCCGCCCACGTCCCAAGTACCGGCCCCCGTCACGGTGTCGCCTCCGCGAGCCGGTCCTGCCGAAGCGCAACCTTCCGCACCTTCCCCGTCACCGTCACCGGCACGCCCTCGGCCCCCACCACACTGACCCGCCGGATCGTCGCCGCAACCTCTTCACCGACAGCCGCCCGGACCTCCGCCTCCAGCTCCGCATCCACACCAGGCTTGAGCTCCAGCAACACATCCGTCACAAAGCCATCGCCCTCGGGCACCACGATCACCGTGCAGTCGAGCACCTCCGGCAGCGCGGCCAGGATCCGCTCCTCCGACAGCGACGTGTACAACTGCGGCCCGTCGAACCCGGCCACCGCGTCAGGAACCCGGTCAAGGTGGAAGAAATGCCCACCCGCCTCCCGGTAGGCCAGATCGCCGGTCAGGAACCACCCGTTCAGCCGGAACCGGTACGTGTTCACCGAGTCGTTCCAGTACCCCGGCGACACCGACGGCGACTTGAAGCCCAGCATCCCCGGCGTACCGTCCGGCAATTCGTTGCCCTCAGCATCCAGTACGGCGGCCGACGCGAACTGGTACGGCTTCCCGATGCACCGCCCGTAGTGCGTACTGTCCGGCGTGTGCGTGACGTGGAACCCGTTGTGCCCCATCTCGCTCGACCCGAGCCCGTCGACGAAGTGCGACCCCGGCACCATCAGGCGTCCCTCCCGCGTCACAACCTCCCGCGCCCCGGCCGCGACCAGCTTCCGAATGTGCGGCTCGTGCGCGCAGTCCCCCGTGTTGAACCACATCCGCACCGAACCCACGGCGTACCGGCTCAGGTCCTCCCGCGCCAGCCCCGCCCAGGTCACCGCGAACCCGTAGACACCACGCGGCTTCCACCGCTCGATCGCCGCCAGCACCACCGGCGCGTCCTGACTCGACAGCAACAACATGTCGGCGCGATTCCCCAGCACCTGGTTGACCATCAAGATCGTCGCCGTATGCGGAATCGGCAACGCATTCAGAATCCGATCGGTCCCCTGCGCCTGCGGCATCGTCAGCAGATGCTTGAGCGCGGCGTACAGCGTTGTGTGCGTATGCAAAACAGCCTTCGGCACCCCGGTCGTCCCACTGGTATGCGTGATCACGACGGGGTCGTCCCGGTGGTGCCTGTAGTGCACAGGAGCCTTGGCCGAGTCACCGGCCCCAAGCTCTTTCGGTGTTCCGAGAATCGGCGCCCCGTGCAACGAACCCGGCTGGTCCGACTCACCGGCAAGAAGCTCACGGTGGGTGCTGTCGGCGAGGATGCCGTTCACCCGGAGGCGGCGGATGTACTCCGACGCGATCGCGGGTGCCATCTTGCCGTTCAGCAACGCCGGGATCGCGCCGACCCGGGTCAGCGCGAGGAAGCTCAGCACGATGTCGGCGGCGTCGGTCGCCCAGATCGCGACCACGTCGCGCCGGCCGATGCCGTGGACGTGCAACCACGCCGTACGGGCCTGGACCCGGTCGTCCAGCTCGCCGAGGGTGAGCGGGTGCTCGGCCGGGAAGTGGTCGACGGCGGTGTCGAACGTCAGGCCCGGACCGTCGAGGTCGGCGCCGAGTGCGATCACCGTGGCCAGGACGTTGCCGGTACCGACGGACGGGTCCGCGGCCAGCTGGGCCCGGAGGCTTCTCTTCACTGTTCTCCCCCACTCACCAACAGGGCGACTGCGGTGTCGCCGGTGCTTGCTTGTTCGACCAGGACGACGAGCACCTGGTCGGCTTCCCCGTCGGCCAGCAGCAGCGCGGCCTCGTCGAGACCGGCGCGGTGCGGGTCGATCGACGGGCTGACGCAGACCACGGGACCGTGCAGACCGAACCGCGACGCGACGTACCCGGCGACCGAGTTCGGGACGGACTGAAAGAAGTACAGCGGGCCGATTCGCTTGCCTCCAGCAACCGCCTCGCGCACGTGCAGGGTGCTCTCGAGGTCTCCGGTGCGACTGACCAGAACGATCCCGGTCCGCTCCAGCGGAGTCGTTTGCTCGAAGCAACGCTCCGCGACGACGGCAACCATCGGGCTGAAGGTCGAGCCGACGAAGCCCGGCAGCGCGGGCGGGCCTGCCGCCGCGTCGTCGCCCGGCTGCGGCCAGTGACTGACGGTGACCACAACGGGGTCCGGGATTCCGAGCGTAGGGATCATGCAGCACGCACCAGCAGAGCCGTGTTGGCGCCACCGAAGGCGGCGTTCAGCGTCAGCCCGTACGCCGAACCGGCCGGGCGCGGGGCGTCGGCGATGACGTCGAGCCGGCAGTCCGGATCCGCGGTCGTGAAGCCGGCGTTGACCGGGAGCTTGCCTTCGCGCAGGGCCTGGATGGTGAGGACCAGCTCGAGAAGACCGGAGGCTTCGAGGGCGTGACCGTGCACGGCTTTGGTCGAGCTGACCGGTACGTCGGTCGCGAAGACCCGGTTGATCGCGGCGGCCTCGGAGGCGTCGCTGTAGCTGGTCCCGGTCGCGTTGGCGTTGATGTAACCGACGACGTCGGGCGGGAGGCCGGCCTTCTTCAGGGCGGACTCGATGGCGCGCGACAGGCCGCGGCCGTCCGGGTCGGGACGGCACGGGTGGTAGGCGTCGCCCGCGCGACCCCAGCCGGCGATCTCGGCGATTCCTTCACCGGCCTCCAGTACGACGGCCGCCACGCCGTCGCCCAGCAGCAGTCCACGACGATCGAGACTGAACGGCCGCACCACGCCGTCGTCGGCCAACGCCCGGCCGGCGTCGAACAGCGCGAACTGGTCGGCCTCGACCAGGTAGCCCGCGGCAACCACCACCCGATCGACCGCGCCCCGGCTGATCAACGTGGCGGCATCAGCCACCGCCGTACTAGCTGAAACACAAGCACTCGTGTAGATCCGTCCTGCTCTACTGGCCAGCGCTCGCACCTCGGACCGTCCATGCACCGCCAGCATCAACGGCGTACTCGCCCGCTGCCCAGGAGTCAGCCCAGCCTCCGCACAGGCGGTGGTCACCGCCTCCAGCAGCTCTTCTTCCAACGCCCCCGCGTCCGGTGAAGTAGCCGCCACCCGCACCCGCCGCAACCCGGTCTCAAACCGCAGTACTTCGTTGAAAGCAGCAGCCCCCGTCAACACCCCCGCCAGCTGAGCCTCAGCCCCACGCCCCAACGCACTCATCACCGAGACACCGGTGACTGCCACCGAACGAAAGTCAGACATGGCGTGCTAGCACTTCCGCGAAGACGGCTACCGCGTCGTCGATGGTGTGGATGCGCTCCAGCTGGTCGTCGGTGAGCTCGACGGCGTAGCGCTGCTCGACCTGGTGAACGAGCCAGGCGAGTTCCATCGAGTCGATCCGCTCGCTGCCGGGCGGGCGTTCACCGAGGCCGGCGAGCCAGTCGACGATCTCCGCCCGCCCGGGCGGGGGCGGCGTGGTCCGAGGCCCGGGCGGCGATGGCACCGGAGCCTGAGACGGAGGCGGGACGATCTGGCTCATCAGACCTGCTGCGCAACCCGGCCGGCCACCTCGGAGGTGAACTCACCGACGGTCATCAGCGCCAGCTG
The Kribbella italica DNA segment above includes these coding regions:
- a CDS encoding beta-ketoacyl-[acyl-carrier-protein] synthase family protein, coding for MTGAGTWDVGGGRESSGEVGGELAGRAVTITGMGLLTPVGRGVEEVFDALLHGRSGISRPPEGHPVENSVELGGFLGPVDAGAITKGPDGKVMDRTVILAQLAAEDALEDAGLVVGENVDPERIGVIIGGVGGMATLENQVLARAERGRAAVSPYLLTGILPNMPAARVAIRFGFRGYTSSVGTACASGAQAIADAVRLIRAGEADVVLAGASEAPLFPTFAETFGNARALARGWDDPTQASRPFDLRRNGFVLSEGAGLLVLESAEHARARGARGYADLAGYGVNADAHHPTAPRPDGAGAAACMRQAFANGNVQPEQVGYVNAHGTSTKLGDVAESTAIGLAFPGVQPAVSSTKALTGHMLGTSGVVEAAASALAVQRGLLPPTYNLDDPDPACPLDHVRKEPREARPQYALSNSFGFGGQNVSLLLGPSSTPRTEKNQ
- a CDS encoding AMP-binding protein, yielding MKRSLRAQLAADPSVGTGNVLATVIALGADLDGPGLTFDTAVDHFPAEHPLTLGELDDRVQARTAWLHVHGIGRRDVVAIWATDAADIVLSFLALTRVGAIPALLNGKMAPAIASEYIRRLRVNGILADSTHRELLAGESDQPGSLHGAPILGTPKELGAGDSAKAPVHYRHHRDDPVVITHTSGTTGVPKAVLHTHTTLYAALKHLLTMPQAQGTDRILNALPIPHTATILMVNQVLGNRADMLLLSSQDAPVVLAAIERWKPRGVYGFAVTWAGLAREDLSRYAVGSVRMWFNTGDCAHEPHIRKLVAAGAREVVTREGRLMVPGSHFVDGLGSSEMGHNGFHVTHTPDSTHYGRCIGKPYQFASAAVLDAEGNELPDGTPGMLGFKSPSVSPGYWNDSVNTYRFRLNGWFLTGDLAYREAGGHFFHLDRVPDAVAGFDGPQLYTSLSEERILAALPEVLDCTVIVVPEGDGFVTDVLLELKPGVDAELEAEVRAAVGEEVAATIRRVSVVGAEGVPVTVTGKVRKVALRQDRLAEATP
- a CDS encoding beta-ketoacyl synthase chain length factor, which translates into the protein MIPTLGIPDPVVVTVSHWPQPGDDAAAGPPALPGFVGSTFSPMVAVVAERCFEQTTPLERTGIVLVSRTGDLESTLHVREAVAGGKRIGPLYFFQSVPNSVAGYVASRFGLHGPVVCVSPSIDPHRAGLDEAALLLADGEADQVLVVLVEQASTGDTAVALLVSGGEQ
- a CDS encoding beta-ketoacyl-[acyl-carrier-protein] synthase family protein — translated: MSDFRSVAVTGVSVMSALGRGAEAQLAGVLTGAAAFNEVLRFETGLRRVRVAATSPDAGALEEELLEAVTTACAEAGLTPGQRASTPLMLAVHGRSEVRALASRAGRIYTSACVSASTAVADAATLISRGAVDRVVVAAGYLVEADQFALFDAGRALADDGVVRPFSLDRRGLLLGDGVAAVVLEAGEGIAEIAGWGRAGDAYHPCRPDPDGRGLSRAIESALKKAGLPPDVVGYINANATGTSYSDASEAAAINRVFATDVPVSSTKAVHGHALEASGLLELVLTIQALREGKLPVNAGFTTADPDCRLDVIADAPRPAGSAYGLTLNAAFGGANTALLVRAA
- a CDS encoding acyl carrier protein; translation: MSQIVPPPSQAPVPSPPGPRTTPPPPGRAEIVDWLAGLGERPPGSERIDSMELAWLVHQVEQRYAVELTDDQLERIHTIDDAVAVFAEVLARHV